AATATTAGTAGCAAATCGTAGAGGTCTCCTCCCATCAGTCGCTAACGTACTTCTCCATTATTTATGTTCTGACAAGAGGACACTTCCTAATTTACGTGAGTTATACCCGTAACATGGAATTGATAACAAGTCTCAAAGCTTATGGAGCAGCAAAATTAGTAAGAAACAAAATGATGGATCTCCAGAAATCATTGAAAAATCATTGTAAGTTTCAAAACAGAAACTCTACAGTTTTGATGTGCATAATTGTTTGCTTGATGACAtattctttgattgttttgcgcTGGAATATAAAgctaatatattgttttgttctATTATGTTATgtaattatatatgattttctaTGTTTGATTAGATAGGAATTATATACTTGCATTCAATACAGCCAATACGGAAAAGATTAAAAAGTTAGTTACTTTCTTTAGTTTGTAgttcaaagaaaaataaaaaatttcaaaaaacatttGTATCCAGTTTGGTTCATCTTAATTTCTAGATTATTAATGATTACGCTTTATTTGATATCATAGGGTATGAAACTCAAGTAAAGTTCTGCTagaaatgtaatattttattaatttataacaccattaatctataaaaatattttcaattagcATGAGGGAAATttccaacaattttttttatcataaaaagttCAACCAATGCTAAAATAATCTACAAAAACATAATTAGTCAAACATTagaaactaaacaaaattttcattataaattgaaaatctaaaataaactgaaacaaacatatattataaaacatcatttgttgttacataatatatactaattattatttatgacatCATTGAAACTATTcatatattactttaaaatataacttttttataattttatcacattagatttgattttaaattgatttagcTTGGAAGTggttgtattaatttattatcatgAAAAGTTAGTTattgtaataatataaaatcgGATActcttagaaataaaaaaatattagttgttCTTACTTTAGATTTCTTCAATTACATCAAACTGaattgaaaatcaaatataaaaaatataaatcattatattttccttaatttttaatttaataattttgtgttttcAAAAAAGAATTGTTAGTGGTCTTTTTAATTCAAAACCaacaaaatctaataaaatttaaaatataattttagaataaaaagagattacatttattatatccagtaaaaaataaaatttcaaatattttataacattaaaatatattttgatataaaattattttagtgtaaaatcacccgcccgtagggcggaccaaCCCCTagtttttaatagtttagagtTATACGTTATGgcatttatgttttattaagtAGTTGTTTTtaggtttaactttttttacaCCTGAATTTTCTTTATTGGatttatcataatataattatcaaactaggtgttttcctgcaccatgtgcagtgataaattttttaaaagttaaattatatttaaaatgaaatttattaatattatatattttattatttttttactaatatttaatataaagttgattatttaagcataaaattaagaaaaaaataattttgtttattttaaattacatttaataatatatatgtaatatatttaaaatttgaatcttagaaattttttttatctatttattttggctaaatgtattaaatcaacttgtataaaattactaaaaatcatataaaaattgtatagttattaaaaattataactaaacaatatttataaaatttgtagatatctaaaagaaactaatgaaattacgattaacaatttcttaattttttttaaaaaatgtagaaaattttgaaaatattagtaataaaaattgtataattataaaaatgcaattaaataatgtatttcgaaatttataatgcatatttcaatatatttattttagtgatgatttatgaattattaccatattttaagaagtttaacaaaaatataagtcAACATTAAATTTAATGTATTAGTTATTGTCATATTCTATAAAGTGTACTAAAAAAATATGTCAGTAATAAATGTGATTGTCCTTGTCATATTAACTATAAGCCATGTCATTAATCTTGTTAgccatgtcatcattttttttgtaaaaatgattgtagatagaacatgtggcaaaatcacttcgtaaATATAGTCTAGGGATATATAAAACAATCGAATAtcacaagatatatatatttttttttataaaatataaatatatgtgatTGTAGTAATAACCAAACTAATGACGAATAACAATCactgataaagaaaaaaaaatcaaaaatatactGAATCTTTCAGTTTGTATTTTTTAGTATCACTTTATTTTGAAGAACATAATATTGGGTTTCACCAAATAGAATCTAACACTCCCCTACTTACGATATGTATTTGATGTATAAAGAAATGAGTCGCTCCAAGAACCAAGATTATGACCCAagtcaagctctctctctctctctctctcatctacTTTAAAGACAGTACTCAACTTTAAAGACAGTCTCTTAAGTCTCTTTCCATCACGACCAAGCTGAGAAAGAGAAAGcaacaaagagaaaaagaagaagaagagaaagcttCAATACCAAATTTCTTTAATAAATCTGGCCTTTGGGCTGTCTCCTTATTAAGTAATTTGTATTTCTTAGAATGTCTTTGACAATGGATGATGATGGTGTAGAAGCACCAAgaggaagaagcagaagaagaaacagcTTATTAAGTAAACAACTCGCTGTAGCTGTAAAAAGTGTTCAGTGGAGCTACGCAATCTTCTGGTCCTCTTCACCAACTCAATCTGGGTAAGTAtaatctaacaaaaaattaagtTATCATGGTCTtaattattttaccaaaaacaaaacaagttacCATGGTCTTGATCTTTGCATCATAACAAAACTAAGTTGTGTTTGCTCATACCCACAAAAAAAGATTAGATCTTATCTTTGCATTGCCCTTTTCTTCTTATAAATTATCGATTTGAATGGTGTAAATATAATTGTATTTGagtactatattttaaatttagggttttggagTGGGGAGAAGGATGTTACAATGGagaaatgaagaagaggaagaagagatacGAAGTTCATTATAAACATGTGTTGCAGAGAAGCAACCAACTTAGGAAACTTTATCTGTGTATGCGTGAAGGAGACAGTACTAATACTATTAGTACTACTCATGATGATGGTTATCACAACTGTAACAATACAACAAGTATGCTGCTGTCACCAGATGACCTCTCAGATGAAGAGTGGTACTATGTAGTCTCCATGTCCTATGTCTTCTCTCCTTCGCAATGGTTTGTCCTCtctcttataaaaaatatcgcattaataatatatatatatatatatatatatatatatatatatatatatatataaccctTTTCTAACTTTTCATATGGTAAAAGTACTAATTGGGAATGAAAGTGGAGTGAACCAAAAAAAAGGTGGAGTGAACCATGTTCCATTGTTTTCATTTCAAGACATGGATCTCTAAAGATTTGTCACCTCGGGTCAAAGATCTCACCTATAGATTTCATGTACTTGTTTTGGCCAAGGGGTTTATTTCTTGTGACTCTTACTGTTTATGTACATCCAACAAGTTTTGATTTGGGCTTCCTTACTGTTGCCATTTTAgctgatttacattttaagaaattataaattggagttttctttattgatttaaactatatattaatatgtatttttgCGTGATTTATGCACGTTTAGTTTGCCAGGAAGAGCTTTGGCCACGGGTGAGACCATATGGCTTTGCAACGCTCAGTACGCGGATAGCAAACTCTTCTCTCGTTCTTTGTTAGCAAGAGTAAGcttctttaactttttttttcatgaatCTTTGGTCTTTTAAAAGAATACAATCTGACTATAATTCTCTTTCTATTTGCTTTTCTCTTCATGACTGGTCATTTGGTTTCTTTCCTTTAGAGCGCATCAATTCAGGTATGCTACGTATATAATGTTCTCTTTATATAAATGAGTCAGAGGtagttcaaaataaatatatatataaatgagtcAGCTTTAGTGCTGTAATTGTTAGATTCGACAAGGTTCTAATTATGAATTATGTAGAATTAAAATGTATATGTGTGTCTTATGTCTTTATGGGACTTATCCAGACTGTTGTGTGTTTCCCTTACTTGGGCGGTGTGATTGAGCTTGGCGTCACCGAATTGGTATAACTCTCTATCTTAGCATCAAAGGGTTTAACCTATGTTTCTTGCTTCACAAGAAAACTCATACTTGcacttgttttattttattttcttttcatggACAATGAAAGATTTCAGAGGATCCTAGCCTGCTTCAACACATCAAATCTTGCTTGTTGGAGACATCGAAGCCCGATTGCCCTTCTAACAACTTCTCTGCTCACCAATACAATGCTGATGATGATAAGAAGAATCAAATGAAAATTAAGATAAGTGAAGTAAACTCGGCACTCCAAGAAAACCCACAGATTCAGTTTGGTATTTCTGATCTCATGTTGGATGAAGACTTGCATTACAAGAGAACTGTCTCAACACTACTCAAATACGCTGCTGATAAATCAAAAATGAAGAACAGTCATCATCGTCAACCCGAACTTGTTTCTTCTAATTCTGGCTCTAGTTTCTTGCGGTGGAAGCAACCAAGCTCAAATCTTCTTCTGAAACATAGCAATTCACAGAACGTGCTGCGGAAGATATTGCATGACGTACCTTTGATGCACTCCGTAGACACAAAGAGACTGTCCACAAATAAGATGTTTGGTCTGAATCAAGATGATCCTTCGGTTAAAAGAAAAGAGAACGAAAAGTTCAGTGTCCTTAGAGCTATGGTTCCCACTGTCAACGAggtaataattaataaactattaCTGTGTTTCCAAATCCTTGAAAGCTGGCTTTTATTTCAGACAcaagattattttttaataactcTGCAGGttgataaagaagagatactgAACAACACAATCAAGTACTTGCAAGAACTAGAGGAAAGAGTAGAAGAGCTAGAATCTTGTATGGGATCTGTTAACTTCGTAGGGAAACAAAGAAAGACGAAAAAGAGCCTTAACGACTCTGTGTTAATCGAGGAGACATCAGGGAACTACGACGACAGCACGAAGATCGATGGAAACTCAGGAGAAACCGAACAAGCTGTCACTGTATTGAGAGATGAGACACATTTTAGAGTTAAACTGAAAGAAACAGAAGTTGTGATGGAAGTAAGATGTTCTTACAGAGACTACATTGTTGCGGACATCATGGAGACTCTGAGCAAACTTCACATGGATGCTTTCTCTGTCAGATCTCATACACTTAATGGGTTCCTCACACTTAATCTCAAGGCAAAGGTAAAATTCTGAAAAACAATCTTCTTGATGTTCTGTTTGTTTGACTTACACGTAATGTTTTTGGGGGCAATGCAGTTGCGTGAGGCTGCAGTTGCCTCAGTAGGGATGATTAAGCGAGAGCTGAGGAGAGTAATTGGTGAGACTATGAGAATCACCTAATTAAGGGTTTCTTTAATGATTTTTGCAAAATATTAGTATTTCTTAAACTTTTgatgaaatgttttatttttggacTCTGGTGAGTTAATCTTTATGTCATTAAATTTACATCGAATTTTCTTTTATGTAATCTTTGCCGAGACTGGCTGGAATGTTTCGACATTGTCATCTTCTCTTCtataatttaagatatataCTTATGGTTCTTGATTAGTTATTATACAGTGTTCGCCGGACCTGATCATTAGGTATCTTTcatatcaaagatttggattccACATTTTCATTTTATGTTCCTGTCACTTTATTCATCAAATTTACTGGAACTAAAAACCAACTGATCCTGAAGACTATCAGATTCATTGGGTTATTGTTGGTGATTTTTTTCATCATATATGTTACACTTCAGTTTCTTTCTGAGTCCTCAAGAAACGGACTGAAATTTAACTAGCCAGAGAATgtaa
The window above is part of the Brassica napus cultivar Da-Ae chromosome C3, Da-Ae, whole genome shotgun sequence genome. Proteins encoded here:
- the LOC106388711 gene encoding transcription factor MYC1-like isoform X1, translating into MSLTMDDDGVEAPRGRSRRRNSLLSKQLAVAVKSVQWSYAIFWSSSPTQSGVLEWGEGCYNGEMKKRKKRYEVHYKHVLQRSNQLRKLYLCMREGDSTNTISTTHDDGYHNCNNTTSMLLSPDDLSDEEWYYVVSMSYVFSPSQCLPGRALATGETIWLCNAQYADSKLFSRSLLARSASIQTVVCFPYLGGVIELGVTELISEDPSLLQHIKSCLLETSKPDCPSNNFSAHQYNADDDKKNQMKIKISEVNSALQENPQIQFGISDLMLDEDLHYKRTVSTLLKYAADKSKMKNSHHRQPELVSSNSGSSFLRWKQPSSNLLLKHSNSQNVLRKILHDVPLMHSVDTKRLSTNKMFGLNQDDPSVKRKENEKFSVLRAMVPTVNEVDKEEILNNTIKYLQELEERVEELESCMGSVNFVGKQRKTKKSLNDSVLIEETSGNYDDSTKIDGNSGETEQAVTVLRDETHFRVKLKETEVVMEVRCSYRDYIVADIMETLSKLHMDAFSVRSHTLNGFLTLNLKAKLREAAVASVGMIKRELRRVIGRPVYYVLLQCGTKEYRSKLSKGHNDNALWNQKFVFDFPMSQWKKLTHIKFRTMDKELFKDGGFVGETIIDLKGIITEGGDRGYMEVKPAPYNVVLDDDTFKGVLKLGFRFTAADKLRRKAWEQKIEGKNSEEAMNSTTLTLMKVPLVRFLLYCFQKTTKYQLKDN